In Spodoptera frugiperda isolate SF20-4 chromosome 4, AGI-APGP_CSIRO_Sfru_2.0, whole genome shotgun sequence, a single window of DNA contains:
- the LOC118272423 gene encoding uncharacterized protein LOC118272423, with the protein MSPDSKANKLLHTKSYPSVYDIFGDTSYNHLIHSMGMTKPGANSVLQAAGGESAQHSMGYDYVISKSTNYVTSERYHKLIEETTCKNAAPSTSTIFYDLDDIAKRHSFHCLTELTISNSNLIKKTRMAPSPNGLGEKSESISPEYITQMHAIPRDSKELSPKKVKKKSSQVSSEMTLLREDENMHDLNNHYHNNKLPERPQKFWSFAKYRTEYTKPIPEEKRLRKKDKGKHTEDPCPCQLFSYACPCIDNKSLSELVNVSKSLINVTDQITSTSKIVEEGKVNKSKKAKRELVREDKPTNTSVVQMIEVIVPNEKKESAINAARKNEIPISNDKSNDEKHAKNKNKSRKMSRRVLCPNCKEKVDVVISISTTEEDTSLKYKHSSIYHSKEIPSTTAYACRASPNGPTIKKINHSDLCLHEPPCELVPVCQILPTDNNFYNGNNKKSSVPKSTPRVIRITKACRHHPPCTVAPSCQRANVLKNNCEYIPPCLHRPRCVNLPLCVPFSKSLHYEETTNKVGDDMEVSDCPHVPKCKFIPVCEHDSIANPMNHQINIVSRVANACEFMNDYNSPAFLLNAKSPCATNSFSPCQVNPNLCYAADHYTCISDKSCQFEASHKPNEVKNNQSHETIIFIRDVGCQFRNKDYSPKDSADHSKGSSKSFDFLDVKMGNYYTNMHTMRYEDKNTSPLSGEDFSFTTISSSLDLESECPSHGRHHVVPNHRRRTGFMPKSAFVTAFSSVPESQSSKYEVDNKLDAYPVKSRRNFLKGKYRKMFSVKRRRKSKSGNRSNNIPIMVKNG; encoded by the coding sequence ATGTCACCTGATTCAAAGGCGAACAAGTTACTTCATACCAAATCCTATCCTAGTGTTTACGATATATTTGGCGATACGTCGTATAATCATTTGATACACAGTATGGGCATGACCAAACCGGGAGCTAATTCAGTGTTACAAGCTGCAGGCGGAGAGTCAGCCCAACACTCTATGGGATATGATTACGTAATATCCAAAAGTACAAATTACGTTACTAGTGAACGATATCACAAACTTATTGAAGAAACTACCTGCAAAAATGCGGCGCCTTCTACAAGtactattttttatgatttggATGACATCGCTAAAAGACACTCATTTCATTGCCTTACTGAATTAACTATATCAAAttccaatttaataaaaaagacaCGTATGGCACCATCTCCCAATGGATTAGGAGAAAAATCAGAATCCATTAGCCCAGAATATATAACTCAAATGCACGCAATACCACGTGATAGTAAAGAGTTAAGTCCcaagaaagtaaagaaaaaatcttCACAAGTTTCCTCTGAAATGACATTGTTAAGAGAGGACGAAAATATGCATGATTTAAACAAtcattatcacaataataaattgccTGAAAGACCTCAAAAATTTTGGTCTTTTGCAAAATATCGCACAGAATATACGAAACCTATACCAGAAGAAAAGCGGTTGAGAAAGAAGGATAAAGGGAAACACACGGAGGACCCTTGTCCGTGTCAATTGTTTTCTTATGCATGTCCTTGTATTGATAATAAATCTCTTTCTGAACTAGTTAATGTCAGTAAGTCTTTAATAAATGTTACGGACCAGATTACAAGTACTAGTAAAATTGTAGAAGAAGGCAAGGTCAACAAGTCAAAAAAGGCTAAACGAGAACTTGTAAGAGAAGATAAGCCGACTAACACTAGTGTAGTACAAATGATTGAAGTCATTGTTCCTAATGAAAAGAAAGAATCAGCAATCAATGCTGCACGCAAAAATGAAATACCTATTTCAAATGATAAGAGTAACGATGAAAAACAtgcgaaaaataaaaacaaatctcgAAAAATGTCTCGAAGGGTGTTATGCCCTAACTGCAAAGAAAAAGTTGATGTAGTGATCAGTATAAGTACTACAGAAGAAGACACAAGTCTAAAATACAAACATTCTTCCATATACCACAGTAAAGAAATTCCTTCAACCACAGCATATGCTTGCAGAGCTTCACCGAATGGTCCAACAATCAAGAAGATAAATCATAGTGATTTATGCCTACATGAGCCTCCTTGTGAACTAGTGCCAGTATGTCAAATACTACCAAccgataataatttttataacggaaataataaaaaatcttctgTTCCTAAATCGACACCTCGTGTTATAAGAATAACGAAAGCTTGCAGGCATCATCCACCTTGTACTGTGGCTCCATCCTGCCAGAGAGCCaatgtactgaaaaataattGCGAATATATTCCTCCTTGTTTACATCGGCCTCGTTGCGTAAACTTGCCATTATGCGTACCTTTTTCAAAAAGTTTACACTACGAAGAAACCACAAACAAAGTGGGAGACGATATGGAGGTGTCTGACTGTCCACATGTCCCTAAATGCAAATTTATTCCAGTTTGTGAACATGACTCAATTGCGAATCCTATGAACCATCAAATTAACATTGTCTCTCGAGTAGCGAATGCGTGCGAATTTATGAATGATTACAATTCTCCTGCTTTTTTGTTAAATGCAAAATCACCCTGTGCAACCAATTCATTTTCCCCTTGTCAAGTAAATCCCAACCTGTGTTACGCAGCAGATCATTACACCTGCATATCTGATAAGTCATGCCAATTTGAAGCTTCGCACAAACCCAATGAAGTGAAAAATAATCAGAGTCATGAAACCATTATATTTATAAGGGACGTTGGTTGTCAGTTCAGAAACAAAGATTATTCTCCCAAAGATTCTGCAGACCATTCAAAAGGTTCAAGTAAATCGTTTGATTTCCTTGACGTTAAAATGGGAAATTATTACACAAACATGCATACAATGAGATATGAAGATAAGAATACAAGTCCTTTATCTGGAGAGGATTTCTCCTTCACAACAATCTCTAGTTCATTAGATCTTGAATCAGAATGCCCATCTCACGGCCGGCACCACGTGGTACCCAACCACCGGCGTAGAACAGGGTTTATGCCCAAATCGGCTTTTGTCACAGCATTCTCTTCCGTCCCAGAAAGCCAATCGTCTAAGTATGAGGTCGATAATAAGTTGGACGCATATCCAGTCAAATCTCGTAGAAATTTCTTAAAAGGCAAATATAGAAAGATGTTTTCTGTAAAACGGAGAAGGAAATCTAAAAGTGGTAATCGTagtaataatatacctattatggTTAAAAATGGTTAG